AATTCATATTACAAAAAGTTGAAGAGTCTCAACTAAGAAGAAAAAAATATCCTACTTCTATGCAACCAAACATTAAAGAGAGTGTAGGTGGGCTTAGAGATTCTAACCTTATATTTTGGGTAGCACAGACCATTTTCGGTGTAGACTCATTAAGAGATCTCTGTGGAGAAGTTTTCTCAGATGATGAGTATAAGGAGTACCGTATAGCTTTAGAGCTGCTATTTAGATTAAGAAGTGCACTACATATTATAAGCGGTAAACAAGAAGACAGGCTACAGCTTCAGATTATGCCTGAAGCTGCCAAAATTCTCGGATTTAAAAATGAACAAAAACTTGTATCAAAGATACTTGAAGCTCAATGGCGTATTAGTAACTTTACACAAATATTTGTCAAAAAAATGGTGCGCCCATATATAGAGAAACAAGCATATATAACAAAATTTAGACACAATAGAATTCAAAAAGGTATATATTTACTGGAAAATAGAATATACGCATCATTTAATCTTAAAAACCTCTCAATAGATGAACTTTTAGAGATACTTGTAAACTTAGAAGACAAACCATATAATTTTGATGCAGGTTTTTTAAAACAATTTACATACACGAATATAACATCTCCTCTAAAACCATCAACACATAAACTAATAAAACGACTTTTACAAAAAAATAATATTTACTGCTTTTTAAAACTTTTTTATGACTCTGGAGTATTGCATAAACTATTTCATAACTTTAAAAAAGTTATGTTTCTACCACAGTTTGACGGTTATCACCATTACCCGGTAGATATACATTCTATAAAGTGTGTAGAAGCACTTGAGAATATAAAAGAGCCTTTTATAAAAAATTTACATGATGAACTTAGTGATGATGAAAAGCTGCTTTTAAAAGTCGTTGTTTTATTTCACGATACTGGTAAAGGAAGGAAACAAGATCATAGCGAAGTCGGTGCAAAATTAGTAGCACCATACATAAAAAAACTAGACCTGTCTGAAGAGTTACAAAAAAGAGCTATTGTTTTAGTTAAACATCATGTACATATGAGTGGTGTAGCTTTTAAAGAAAATATACATAATGAAAAAACATTATATAAATTTATGTCTAACGTTATAGATGAAAAAAACCTAAAGCTACTATACATATTAACATATGCAGACATAAACGGTGTTGGTAAAGATATATACACATCTTTTTACTCTAAATTATTATATGAATTATATGTTAATGCACTAGAAGTATCACAAAACTCCGATCGAATTACAGATGCTAAAAGACGTCTTATTATAGAAAAACGTGTTAAAAACCTTGAAGAATTTAAACTTCTTCCAAAAACTTTTCAGAAAAAAATCCTTACGATTGAGAGTAATCTGTTTTTCTTTAAACACTCTCCTCAAGAGATTATAAAAATTGCAAAAAAAGCAAAAGAAACTAAAGAATTCCAATACTTTGCAGATAATGAGAAATCTTTAATTATAGAGATTTATAGAAAAGTACCACTAAATATAGGTTTTTTACTCTCAACTCTTAGTCATTTAGATGTTGGAACAATGGAGATTCTTACACTTTTTGATGATATAAAATACTTCAGAATTGAATTTAAGAAAAATGTATACGGTGCTGAACTAATGGACGTTGAAGAGATTATAGAAGCTGCTTTTGATATGGACAGAGTTGTCGAGAATAAAAATATTGAAATTAAGAAAGAAGAGATCACGATAGACTGTGATCATTCACTCGCACATGCAGAGCTGAATATAAATACAAAAAACCAAATTGGACTACTTGCATATATGATGGATGCATTTGAAAAACTAGGCATAAATATAGCAAGTGCAAAAATACACTCAACAAAATACAAAGTAAGAGATAGCTTTTTAATGAGTAAACAAAATAATATATGTAATAATGTCGAAAAAATTTATGATCTGCTAACAAAATAAGGTAAATATATGTGTGGAATTGTTGGATACCTAGGAAAAGATAATACAAAAGAGATACTTCTTAATGGTTTAAAAGAACTAGAATACCGTGGATATGATTCAGCAGGTATAGCTGTTTTACAAGACGGTGAATTTTCTAACTACAAAGCTGTCGGAAAACTAGTAAACTTAGAAGAGAAAACAAAAGATTTTATAACAGATAAATTTGCAGTTGGAATCGGTCATACACGCTGGGCTACACACGGTAAACCGACTGAAATAAATGCACATCCGCACTTAGGTGAGAGTTCATATGTAGTTCACAACGGTATAATTGAGAACTATTCTGAACTAAAAAAAGAGTTAGTTCAAAGCGGAGTAAATTTTTTAAGTCAGACAGATACAGAAGTTATAGTTCATCAGTTTGAAAAAAATCTACAAACAGCTTCTAATGAATTTGAAGCATTCTCAAAAACAATTAGTGAATTAGAAGGTGCATATGCAACTTTAATAGTAACAAAATCACGTCCTGATACTATATTTTTTGCAAAGCACGGATCTCCAATGCTAGTTGGAATCAATGATAAAAATGAAAAGTTTTTTGCATCGTCAGATTCCCCTTTAATAGGTTTGGCTCGTGAAGTCAACTACTTTGAAGACGGTGACTATGGTTATGTCAGCAAAGATGATATTAAAATTTATGATATGGATGGTAAAGAGAAAAAGCCGAACTTTACAACCCTAAATTCAGATAAATTATCAGCTCAAAAAGACGGTTACCGCTTCTTTATGGAAAAAGAAATTTATGAGCAAAGTGATGTTATAGCAGATACTCTGCTTGGGCGCTTAAATGACGACGAAATCATATTTGAAGAATTAGATCAAAATCTTTTTGATGGGATTGAAGAGATCAAACTATGTGCCTGCGGTACATCATACCATGCTGCTTTAACAGCTTCATATATGTTTGAGCGCTATTCAAAAATAAGATGTTCTGTTGAGATCGCTAGTGAATTTAGATACCGCCAGCCAATCATGAATCAAAACACTCTTTTTGTAGTAATCTCTCAAAGCGGTGAAACTGCAGATACACTTGAAACACTTAAAATGGCAAAAAAAGCAGGTTTAAAAACTCTTGTTATTTGTAATGTTGACAACTCTTCAATGGTGCGTGAAGCGAATGCTAGTATATTAACTCGTGCAGGCATAGAAAAAGGTGTAGCTTCTACAAAAGCATTTGCTACTCAAGTTACCGTATTTTGGATGCTTAGTTTATATATAGCGAAACTAAAAAATTCTATGAGTGCAAATGAGATAAAACACCAGATAGACTTATTACGAGAAGTTCCTTCAAGTGTAAAAGTAAATGATGAGATGCATGAAAGAATTAAGCGTTTATCTAAACGTTATCTTCACGGACATGGTTTTTTCTTTATTGGACGCGATATATTTTATCCACTTGCACTAGAGGGTGCCTTAAAATTAAAAGAGATCAGCTATCTTCATGCAGAGGGTTATCCAAGTGGTGAAATGAAACA
This region of Sulfurimonas sp. genomic DNA includes:
- a CDS encoding HD domain-containing protein gives rise to the protein MDIKLQIEDVIEQNGSDFELSKLFKEYIKEYKTSLPELFKSNQGKDFLVKHTKQLDSIIKLMYNTILRRTFGNYLPMRNSIPISVVALGSYGREQLCVHSDIDLLIVYHEIEGYNSKQIIEKLFYLALDSGLKLGHRVHEVSDLFHASQEDITIRTSLMEARFITGSSFTWHATQRELNKIRLYKQKEFILQKVEESQLRRKKYPTSMQPNIKESVGGLRDSNLIFWVAQTIFGVDSLRDLCGEVFSDDEYKEYRIALELLFRLRSALHIISGKQEDRLQLQIMPEAAKILGFKNEQKLVSKILEAQWRISNFTQIFVKKMVRPYIEKQAYITKFRHNRIQKGIYLLENRIYASFNLKNLSIDELLEILVNLEDKPYNFDAGFLKQFTYTNITSPLKPSTHKLIKRLLQKNNIYCFLKLFYDSGVLHKLFHNFKKVMFLPQFDGYHHYPVDIHSIKCVEALENIKEPFIKNLHDELSDDEKLLLKVVVLFHDTGKGRKQDHSEVGAKLVAPYIKKLDLSEELQKRAIVLVKHHVHMSGVAFKENIHNEKTLYKFMSNVIDEKNLKLLYILTYADINGVGKDIYTSFYSKLLYELYVNALEVSQNSDRITDAKRRLIIEKRVKNLEEFKLLPKTFQKKILTIESNLFFFKHSPQEIIKIAKKAKETKEFQYFADNEKSLIIEIYRKVPLNIGFLLSTLSHLDVGTMEILTLFDDIKYFRIEFKKNVYGAELMDVEEIIEAAFDMDRVVENKNIEIKKEEITIDCDHSLAHAELNINTKNQIGLLAYMMDAFEKLGINIASAKIHSTKYKVRDSFLMSKQNNICNNVEKIYDLLTK
- the glmS gene encoding glutamine--fructose-6-phosphate transaminase (isomerizing) — protein: MCGIVGYLGKDNTKEILLNGLKELEYRGYDSAGIAVLQDGEFSNYKAVGKLVNLEEKTKDFITDKFAVGIGHTRWATHGKPTEINAHPHLGESSYVVHNGIIENYSELKKELVQSGVNFLSQTDTEVIVHQFEKNLQTASNEFEAFSKTISELEGAYATLIVTKSRPDTIFFAKHGSPMLVGINDKNEKFFASSDSPLIGLAREVNYFEDGDYGYVSKDDIKIYDMDGKEKKPNFTTLNSDKLSAQKDGYRFFMEKEIYEQSDVIADTLLGRLNDDEIIFEELDQNLFDGIEEIKLCACGTSYHAALTASYMFERYSKIRCSVEIASEFRYRQPIMNQNTLFVVISQSGETADTLETLKMAKKAGLKTLVICNVDNSSMVREANASILTRAGIEKGVASTKAFATQVTVFWMLSLYIAKLKNSMSANEIKHQIDLLREVPSSVKVNDEMHERIKRLSKRYLHGHGFFFIGRDIFYPLALEGALKLKEISYLHAEGYPSGEMKHGPIALADPELFTIALLPEHLLYEKSKSNVEELSARDSTICAISSKEFDKADDFIQINKCKDYMLEFFEMMIVVQILSLEISIRLGNDVDMPRNLAKSVTVE